One Paramisgurnus dabryanus chromosome 10, PD_genome_1.1, whole genome shotgun sequence genomic region harbors:
- the rasgrf2a gene encoding ras-specific guanine nucleotide-releasing factor 2 isoform X2 — MQKSVRYNEGHVLFLSTIARKDGVKRGYLSKKASENSRWNEKYFALYQNVLFYFEHEQSARPSGIYLLEGCTCERVPAPKVSTIGKETADKQQHHFLVIFGHDGQKPLELRTEEDADCSEWVEAIQQASYSDLIIEREVLMQKYIHLVQILETEKVAANQLRTQLEDQDTEIERLKAEITVLNKAKERMLLYQSNQEEEDPDIKKIKKVQSFMRGWLCRRKWKTIVQDYICSPHAESMRKRNQIVFNMVEAETEYVLQLSILVNCFLRPLRMAASSKKPPISHDDVSSIFLNSETIMFLHEIFHQGLKARIANWPTLILADLFDILLPMLNIYQEFVRNHQYSLQVLANCKQNRDFDKLLKQYEANAACEGRMLETFLTYPMFQIPRYIITLHELLAHTPHEHVERKSLEFAKSKLEELSKMMHDEVSDTENIRKNLAIERMIVEGCDILLDTSQTFVRQGSLVQLPSIEKGKLSKVRLGSLSLRKESERQCFLFTKHFLICTRTSSGKLHLLKQGGTLSLIECGLIEEVDANDEDYNAAVQGFNHLEFKIVVEPADGPSFTVTLLAPSRQEKAAWTSDISQCIDNIHCNGLMTSVFEENSKVTVPHMIKSDARLHKDDVDICFSKTLNSCKVPQIRYASVERLLERLTDLRFLSIDFLNTFLHTYRIFTTAAVVMDKLADIYKKPFTSIPVRVQYHSSDRLSITSICPDYSLKITRLALDQSKSLELFFATNQGPWSGEHLNNKSPRLSRKFSSPPPVSVPSRTASPIQARKLSLSSAVGCRGGALDLSTATSSASGSPTSTYNPLISSPPPTCTKAPLDLSRGPSSPELASTTPDEGGDLPRIDAFCGKLRRSIRRAVLESVSLDKFIPETPVSSETGDLSPCRSPSTPRHLRCRQPAGQSPDNNRCSVSPASAFAIATAAAGHGSPQGFNNQEKSYDKEFLIRRAATNRVLNVLRHWVSKHSQDFEMNAELTTAVISLLEEVLRDPDLLPQERKATANILNALSQDDQDDSQLKIEDIMQMSECPRNECFELLSAMEVAEQITLLDYIVFRNIPYEEFLGQGWMKMDKNERTPYIMKTSQHFNDMSNLVASEIMAHSDVGSRASSIEKWLAVADICRCLNNYNGVLEITSALNRSAIYRLKKTWAKVCKQTKALMDRLQKIVSSEGRFKNLRETLKNCNPPCVPYLGMYLTDLAFIEEGTPNFTEEGLVNFSKMRMISHIIREIRQFQQAPYRIELQPKVTQFLLDKTLVMDEDTLYDLSLKIEPRLPPTR, encoded by the exons ATGCAGAAGAGCGTGCGCTATAACGAAGGGCACGTCCTCTTTCTGTCCACGATTGCGCGCAAAGACGGCGTGAAGCGCGGCTATTTGAGTAAGAAAGCGTCGGAAAACAGCCGCTGGAACGAGAAATACTTCGCGCTTTATCAGAATGTACTTTTCTACTTTGAGCACGAGCAGAGCGCGAGACCGTCAGGGATTTACCTGCTTGAAGGCTGCACCTGCGAGAGGGTTCCGGCTCCAAAGGTGTCAACCATCGGCAAAGAGACTGCAGATAAACAGCAG CATCATTTTCTGGTCATCTTCGGTCACGATGGACAGAAACCTCTGGAGCTGCGGACAGAAGAAGATGCAGACTGCAGTGAGTGGGTGGAGGCCATTCAGCAGGCCAG TTACTCCGATCTCATCATCGAGCGGGAAGTTCTCATGCAGAAGTACATTCATCTCGTGCAGATCCTGGAGACGGAGAAGGTGGCCGCCAATCAGCTGAGGACACAACTGGAAGATCAAGATACAGAGATCGAGAGGCTGAAGGCAGAG ATCACAGTTTTGAATAAAGCAAAGGAGAGGATGTTACTGTATCAGTCCAATCAAGAGGAGGAAGATCCGGACATCAAAAAAATCAAGAAG GTGCAAAGTTTCATGCGCGGTTGGCTCTGCCGGAGGAAGTGGAAGACCATCGTGCAGGACTATATCTGCTCGCCTCACGCCGAGAGCATGAGGAAGAGAAACCAGATCGTCTTTAACATGGTCGAAGCGGAGACAGAATATGTCCTTCAGCTGTCCATCCTGGTTAACTGTTTCCTGCGGCCGCTCCGGATGGCGGCCAGTTCCAAAAAACCTCCCATCAGCCACGACGATGTCAGCAGTATCTTCCTTAATAG CGAAACCATAATGTTTCTTCATGAGATATTCCATCAGGGCCTGAAGGCGCGTATAGCCAACTGGCCGACGTTAATTTTAG CTGATCTGTTTGACATCCTGCTGCCAATGCTGAACATTTACCAGGAGTTTGTGCGAAACCATCAGTACAGCCTGCAGGTTTTGGCAAACTGCAAACAGAACCGAGACTTTGATAAACTTCTGAAGCAGTATGAAGCCAACGCTGCCTGTGAGGGCAGAATGCTGGAAACTTTCCTTACATACCCAATGTTTCAG ATTCCTCGCTATATCATCACTCTGCACGAGCTGCTCGCACACACACCTCATGAACATGTGGAGCGCAAGAGTCTGGAATTCGCCAAATCCAAACTTGAGGAACTATCCAA AATGATGCACGATGAAGTGAGTGACACCGAAAACATCCGGAAAAATCTTGCGATTGAGCGAATGATCGTGGAGGGCTGTGACATTCTGCTCGACACCAGTCAGACGTTTGTACGACAAG GTTCTCTGGTTCAGCTTCCCTCCATTGAGAAAGGTAAACTGAGTAAAGTGCGTTTGGGTTCACTGTCTCTGAGAAAGGAGAGCGAACGGCAGTGTTTCCTGTTTACTAAACACTTCCTCATCTGCACCCGGACCTCCAGTGGAAAACTGCACCTGCTCAAA CAAGGAGGCACGTTGTCTCTTATCGAGTGTGGACTGATCGAGGAGGTGGACGCCAATGATGAAGACT ATAATGCTGCCGTTCAGGGATTTAACCATCTGGAGTTTAAAATCGTGGTTGAGCCGGCTGATGGTCCATCATTTACAGTCACTCTGCTGGCACCGTCTCGACAGGAGAAAGCTGCGTGGACCAGTGACATCAGCCAG TGCATTGACAACATTCACTGTAATGGCCTAATGACCAGCGTGTTTGAGGAAAACTCTAAAGTCACTGTGCCTCACATGATCAA ATCTGATGCCCGGCTGCACAAGGACGATGTTGATATTTGTTTCAGCAAAACGTTAAACTCGTGCAAGGTCCCACAGATCCGTTATGCCAGCGTGGAGAGACTTCTGGAACGACTGACAGACCTGCGCTTCCTTTCCATCGACTTCCTCAACACCTTCCTGCACACGTATCGAATCTTTACCACTGCTGCCGTGGTGATGGACAAACTGGCCGACATCTACAAGAAACCTTTCACGTCTATACCCGTCAG GGTTCAGTATCATTCATCTGACCGTTTGTCCATCACCTCCATCTGTCCAGACTACAGTCTGAAGATCACAAGACTCGCGCTGGATCAGTCCAA GTCCCTTGAACTTTTCTTCGCCACAAACCAGGGCCCATGGAGTGGAGAGCACCTAAACAACAAATCCCCGCGGCTGTCACGCAAGTTCTCGTCTCCTCCGCCCGTATCTGTCCCGTCCCGTACGGCTTCCCCAATCCAAGCCCGCAAACTTTCCCTCAGTTCTGCTGTGGGCTGTAGGGGTGGAGCCCTGGACCTGTCGACGGCCACGTCCTCCGCATCCGGCAGCCCGACGTCCACCTATAACCCCCTCATCTCCTCCCCCCCTCCCACCTGTACCAAGGCCCCTCTGGACCTCAGCCGGGGTCCCAGTTCTCCCGAGCTCGCATCCACCACTCCGGACGAGGGCGGGGACCTGCCACGTATAGACGCCTTCTGCGGGAAGCTGCGGAGGAGTATTCGTAGAG CTGTTCTGGAGTCAGTGTCATTGGACAAGTTCATTCCCGAGACGCCCGTGTCGAGTGAGACTGGAGATCTGTCACCCTGCCGATCTCCATCCACACCACGACACCTGCGCTGCAGACAGCCAGCAG GTCAGTCTCCTGATAACAACCGCTGTTCCGTCTCTCCGGCCTCCGCGTTCGCCATCGCCACAGCCGCGGCTGGACACGGCAGCCCGCAAG GTTTTAACAACCAAGAGAAATCGTACGACAAAGAGTTTCTCATCCGCAGGGCTGCCACCAACAGGGTTCTCAATGTCCTGCGCCATTGGGTTTCCAAGCACTCGCAG gATTTTGAGATGAATGCAGAGTTGACGACGGCTGTGATCTCTCTCCTGGAGGAGGTGCTCAGAGATCCTGATCTACTTCCACAGGAACGGAAAGCCACGGCAAACATACTAAA CGCTCTTTCTCAGGATGATCAGGACGACTCGCAGCTGAAGATTGAAGACATCATGCAGATG tCGGAGTGTCCGAGGAATGAATGCTTTGAGTTGCTCTCAGCTATGGAGGTTGCTGAACAGATCACACTGTTGGATTATATAGTTTTCCGGAATATTCCATATGA AGAGTTTCTGGGTCAGGGCTGGATGAAGATGGACAAAAATGAAAGAACGCCATACATTATGAAGACAAGTCAACACTTCAacgat ATGAGCAACCTGGTGGCGTCTGAGATTATGGCTCATTCCGATGTTGGATCCAGGGCCAGCTCGATTGAGAAATGGCTCGCCGTCGCAGACATTTGCCGCTGTCTCAACAACTACAACGGTGTCCTGGAGATCACATCAGCCCTGAACCGCAGCGCTATCTACAGGttaaagaaaacatgggccaaGGTCTGCAAACAG ACTAAAGCGCTTATGGACAGACTGCAGAAAATCGTATCATCCGAAGGAAGATTTAAGAACCTGAGAGAAACGCTGAAaaa TTGTAACCCTCCGTGTGTGCCCTATCTGGGTATGTACCTGACTGATTTGGCATTTATTGAGGAAGGAACGCCCAACTTCACAGAGGAGGGTCTCGTCAACTTCTCTAAAATGAGAATG ATTTCACACATAATTAGAGAAATCCGACAGTTTCAACAAGCCCCCTACAGGATTGAGCTTCAACCCAAG GTTACTCAGTTCCTACTTGACAAGACTCTTGTAATGGATGAAGACACACTGTATGATTTATCTCTAAAGATTGAGCCACGTCTCCCCCCTACACGCTAA
- the rasgrf2a gene encoding ras-specific guanine nucleotide-releasing factor 2 isoform X1: protein MQKSVRYNEGHVLFLSTIARKDGVKRGYLSKKASENSRWNEKYFALYQNVLFYFEHEQSARPSGIYLLEGCTCERVPAPKVSTIGKETADKQQHHFLVIFGHDGQKPLELRTEEDADCSEWVEAIQQASYSDLIIEREVLMQKYIHLVQILETEKVAANQLRTQLEDQDTEIERLKAEITVLNKAKERMLLYQSNQEEEDPDIKKIKKVQSFMRGWLCRRKWKTIVQDYICSPHAESMRKRNQIVFNMVEAETEYVLQLSILVNCFLRPLRMAASSKKPPISHDDVSSIFLNSETIMFLHEIFHQGLKARIANWPTLILADLFDILLPMLNIYQEFVRNHQYSLQVLANCKQNRDFDKLLKQYEANAACEGRMLETFLTYPMFQIPRYIITLHELLAHTPHEHVERKSLEFAKSKLEELSKMMHDEVSDTENIRKNLAIERMIVEGCDILLDTSQTFVRQGSLVQLPSIEKGKLSKVRLGSLSLRKESERQCFLFTKHFLICTRTSSGKLHLLKQGGTLSLIECGLIEEVDANDEDYNAAVQGFNHLEFKIVVEPADGPSFTVTLLAPSRQEKAAWTSDISQCIDNIHCNGLMTSVFEENSKVTVPHMIKSDARLHKDDVDICFSKTLNSCKVPQIRYASVERLLERLTDLRFLSIDFLNTFLHTYRIFTTAAVVMDKLADIYKKPFTSIPVRVQYHSSDRLSITSICPDYSLKITRLALDQSKSLELFFATNQGPWSGEHLNNKSPRLSRKFSSPPPVSVPSRTASPIQARKLSLSSAVGCRGGALDLSTATSSASGSPTSTYNPLISSPPPTCTKAPLDLSRGPSSPELASTTPDEGGDLPRIDAFCGKLRRSIRRAVLESVSLDKFIPETPVSSETGDLSPCRSPSTPRHLRCRQPAGQSPDNNRCSVSPASAFAIATAAAGHGSPQGQTTQIASDGSHDLLRPLVMIPLAATNRVLNVLRHWVSKHSQDFEMNAELTTAVISLLEEVLRDPDLLPQERKATANILNALSQDDQDDSQLKIEDIMQMSECPRNECFELLSAMEVAEQITLLDYIVFRNIPYEEFLGQGWMKMDKNERTPYIMKTSQHFNDMSNLVASEIMAHSDVGSRASSIEKWLAVADICRCLNNYNGVLEITSALNRSAIYRLKKTWAKVCKQTKALMDRLQKIVSSEGRFKNLRETLKNCNPPCVPYLGMYLTDLAFIEEGTPNFTEEGLVNFSKMRMISHIIREIRQFQQAPYRIELQPKVTQFLLDKTLVMDEDTLYDLSLKIEPRLPPTR from the exons ATGCAGAAGAGCGTGCGCTATAACGAAGGGCACGTCCTCTTTCTGTCCACGATTGCGCGCAAAGACGGCGTGAAGCGCGGCTATTTGAGTAAGAAAGCGTCGGAAAACAGCCGCTGGAACGAGAAATACTTCGCGCTTTATCAGAATGTACTTTTCTACTTTGAGCACGAGCAGAGCGCGAGACCGTCAGGGATTTACCTGCTTGAAGGCTGCACCTGCGAGAGGGTTCCGGCTCCAAAGGTGTCAACCATCGGCAAAGAGACTGCAGATAAACAGCAG CATCATTTTCTGGTCATCTTCGGTCACGATGGACAGAAACCTCTGGAGCTGCGGACAGAAGAAGATGCAGACTGCAGTGAGTGGGTGGAGGCCATTCAGCAGGCCAG TTACTCCGATCTCATCATCGAGCGGGAAGTTCTCATGCAGAAGTACATTCATCTCGTGCAGATCCTGGAGACGGAGAAGGTGGCCGCCAATCAGCTGAGGACACAACTGGAAGATCAAGATACAGAGATCGAGAGGCTGAAGGCAGAG ATCACAGTTTTGAATAAAGCAAAGGAGAGGATGTTACTGTATCAGTCCAATCAAGAGGAGGAAGATCCGGACATCAAAAAAATCAAGAAG GTGCAAAGTTTCATGCGCGGTTGGCTCTGCCGGAGGAAGTGGAAGACCATCGTGCAGGACTATATCTGCTCGCCTCACGCCGAGAGCATGAGGAAGAGAAACCAGATCGTCTTTAACATGGTCGAAGCGGAGACAGAATATGTCCTTCAGCTGTCCATCCTGGTTAACTGTTTCCTGCGGCCGCTCCGGATGGCGGCCAGTTCCAAAAAACCTCCCATCAGCCACGACGATGTCAGCAGTATCTTCCTTAATAG CGAAACCATAATGTTTCTTCATGAGATATTCCATCAGGGCCTGAAGGCGCGTATAGCCAACTGGCCGACGTTAATTTTAG CTGATCTGTTTGACATCCTGCTGCCAATGCTGAACATTTACCAGGAGTTTGTGCGAAACCATCAGTACAGCCTGCAGGTTTTGGCAAACTGCAAACAGAACCGAGACTTTGATAAACTTCTGAAGCAGTATGAAGCCAACGCTGCCTGTGAGGGCAGAATGCTGGAAACTTTCCTTACATACCCAATGTTTCAG ATTCCTCGCTATATCATCACTCTGCACGAGCTGCTCGCACACACACCTCATGAACATGTGGAGCGCAAGAGTCTGGAATTCGCCAAATCCAAACTTGAGGAACTATCCAA AATGATGCACGATGAAGTGAGTGACACCGAAAACATCCGGAAAAATCTTGCGATTGAGCGAATGATCGTGGAGGGCTGTGACATTCTGCTCGACACCAGTCAGACGTTTGTACGACAAG GTTCTCTGGTTCAGCTTCCCTCCATTGAGAAAGGTAAACTGAGTAAAGTGCGTTTGGGTTCACTGTCTCTGAGAAAGGAGAGCGAACGGCAGTGTTTCCTGTTTACTAAACACTTCCTCATCTGCACCCGGACCTCCAGTGGAAAACTGCACCTGCTCAAA CAAGGAGGCACGTTGTCTCTTATCGAGTGTGGACTGATCGAGGAGGTGGACGCCAATGATGAAGACT ATAATGCTGCCGTTCAGGGATTTAACCATCTGGAGTTTAAAATCGTGGTTGAGCCGGCTGATGGTCCATCATTTACAGTCACTCTGCTGGCACCGTCTCGACAGGAGAAAGCTGCGTGGACCAGTGACATCAGCCAG TGCATTGACAACATTCACTGTAATGGCCTAATGACCAGCGTGTTTGAGGAAAACTCTAAAGTCACTGTGCCTCACATGATCAA ATCTGATGCCCGGCTGCACAAGGACGATGTTGATATTTGTTTCAGCAAAACGTTAAACTCGTGCAAGGTCCCACAGATCCGTTATGCCAGCGTGGAGAGACTTCTGGAACGACTGACAGACCTGCGCTTCCTTTCCATCGACTTCCTCAACACCTTCCTGCACACGTATCGAATCTTTACCACTGCTGCCGTGGTGATGGACAAACTGGCCGACATCTACAAGAAACCTTTCACGTCTATACCCGTCAG GGTTCAGTATCATTCATCTGACCGTTTGTCCATCACCTCCATCTGTCCAGACTACAGTCTGAAGATCACAAGACTCGCGCTGGATCAGTCCAA GTCCCTTGAACTTTTCTTCGCCACAAACCAGGGCCCATGGAGTGGAGAGCACCTAAACAACAAATCCCCGCGGCTGTCACGCAAGTTCTCGTCTCCTCCGCCCGTATCTGTCCCGTCCCGTACGGCTTCCCCAATCCAAGCCCGCAAACTTTCCCTCAGTTCTGCTGTGGGCTGTAGGGGTGGAGCCCTGGACCTGTCGACGGCCACGTCCTCCGCATCCGGCAGCCCGACGTCCACCTATAACCCCCTCATCTCCTCCCCCCCTCCCACCTGTACCAAGGCCCCTCTGGACCTCAGCCGGGGTCCCAGTTCTCCCGAGCTCGCATCCACCACTCCGGACGAGGGCGGGGACCTGCCACGTATAGACGCCTTCTGCGGGAAGCTGCGGAGGAGTATTCGTAGAG CTGTTCTGGAGTCAGTGTCATTGGACAAGTTCATTCCCGAGACGCCCGTGTCGAGTGAGACTGGAGATCTGTCACCCTGCCGATCTCCATCCACACCACGACACCTGCGCTGCAGACAGCCAGCAG GTCAGTCTCCTGATAACAACCGCTGTTCCGTCTCTCCGGCCTCCGCGTTCGCCATCGCCACAGCCGCGGCTGGACACGGCAGCCCGCAAGGTCAGACGACACAGATCGCTTCAGACGGCTCACACGATCTCCTACGGCCTTTGGTTATGATCCCGCT GGCTGCCACCAACAGGGTTCTCAATGTCCTGCGCCATTGGGTTTCCAAGCACTCGCAG gATTTTGAGATGAATGCAGAGTTGACGACGGCTGTGATCTCTCTCCTGGAGGAGGTGCTCAGAGATCCTGATCTACTTCCACAGGAACGGAAAGCCACGGCAAACATACTAAA CGCTCTTTCTCAGGATGATCAGGACGACTCGCAGCTGAAGATTGAAGACATCATGCAGATG tCGGAGTGTCCGAGGAATGAATGCTTTGAGTTGCTCTCAGCTATGGAGGTTGCTGAACAGATCACACTGTTGGATTATATAGTTTTCCGGAATATTCCATATGA AGAGTTTCTGGGTCAGGGCTGGATGAAGATGGACAAAAATGAAAGAACGCCATACATTATGAAGACAAGTCAACACTTCAacgat ATGAGCAACCTGGTGGCGTCTGAGATTATGGCTCATTCCGATGTTGGATCCAGGGCCAGCTCGATTGAGAAATGGCTCGCCGTCGCAGACATTTGCCGCTGTCTCAACAACTACAACGGTGTCCTGGAGATCACATCAGCCCTGAACCGCAGCGCTATCTACAGGttaaagaaaacatgggccaaGGTCTGCAAACAG ACTAAAGCGCTTATGGACAGACTGCAGAAAATCGTATCATCCGAAGGAAGATTTAAGAACCTGAGAGAAACGCTGAAaaa TTGTAACCCTCCGTGTGTGCCCTATCTGGGTATGTACCTGACTGATTTGGCATTTATTGAGGAAGGAACGCCCAACTTCACAGAGGAGGGTCTCGTCAACTTCTCTAAAATGAGAATG ATTTCACACATAATTAGAGAAATCCGACAGTTTCAACAAGCCCCCTACAGGATTGAGCTTCAACCCAAG GTTACTCAGTTCCTACTTGACAAGACTCTTGTAATGGATGAAGACACACTGTATGATTTATCTCTAAAGATTGAGCCACGTCTCCCCCCTACACGCTAA